Proteins encoded within one genomic window of Chitinivibrio alkaliphilus ACht1:
- a CDS encoding O-antigen ligase family protein, translating into MEKSSSRFDFFLRCLDVFTLRTLLFFYILISGAISMSLIPREIRMTFHMPVMGVAVFFYLIHLVQNRAVVPLTKYHVLMFAYLTIIFISLVVNRAPLSMIFWGMDYVSDVLIMGFIISLVLRKRDFNRIFSLLTIYALVSVFTGLFDIITGISLPLFRNSGLFADRNLAVRFYTFVSMYQFFTLIRAYENNRVRKRTILILLVILAHVILLMSRGGYAIYGMAMLAVTIISGNKRIFYIVLCILPVFLALVAIMTLQRIQQDRMDIVNYSDLTRVSLMRAGINMIEDNTLFGVGYRRFAELYFKYYDINLPTAQIVHVIHNIYIGMWAEIGIFGLMVYLMLNFGLIHHHLARIRRGYKAKDPHAVLGISLLIFMLHGIIYHSFDNDSSYWIILALSIIYYDPPLKKRVYQPPQKQGELRIHRA; encoded by the coding sequence TTGGAAAAGAGTAGTTCTCGATTCGATTTCTTTCTGCGGTGTCTTGACGTATTCACGCTTCGCACGCTCCTCTTTTTCTACATTCTCATATCGGGCGCGATTTCCATGTCGCTTATTCCCAGAGAAATACGTATGACCTTTCATATGCCCGTTATGGGTGTTGCCGTCTTTTTCTATCTGATTCACCTTGTGCAAAACAGAGCAGTCGTTCCCCTTACAAAGTATCATGTATTAATGTTTGCCTATCTTACCATTATTTTTATTTCCCTGGTTGTCAACAGAGCACCCCTGTCAATGATTTTCTGGGGAATGGATTATGTCTCCGATGTACTGATTATGGGGTTTATTATCAGTTTGGTATTGAGAAAGCGTGACTTCAACCGCATATTCTCCTTACTTACGATCTATGCATTGGTAAGTGTTTTTACCGGTTTGTTTGATATCATTACGGGAATATCTCTCCCTTTGTTTCGTAATTCAGGGCTTTTTGCTGATCGTAATTTAGCTGTTCGGTTTTATACCTTTGTTTCCATGTATCAGTTTTTTACCTTAATTCGTGCATATGAAAACAATAGGGTTCGGAAAAGAACTATCCTTATTTTGCTTGTTATTTTGGCACACGTGATTCTTCTTATGTCTCGAGGCGGCTATGCTATATATGGAATGGCCATGCTTGCGGTAACTATTATATCGGGAAATAAACGCATTTTCTATATAGTGCTGTGTATATTGCCTGTATTTCTTGCGCTTGTGGCGATTATGACGCTCCAGCGGATTCAACAAGATCGTATGGATATTGTTAACTACTCTGACCTTACCCGTGTTTCTCTTATGCGGGCAGGAATTAATATGATAGAAGATAATACTCTTTTCGGTGTTGGGTATCGTCGTTTTGCAGAACTTTATTTTAAATATTATGATATTAACCTTCCTACAGCTCAAATTGTACATGTCATACATAATATCTACATTGGTATGTGGGCCGAGATCGGTATCTTTGGTCTTATGGTATATCTTATGTTGAATTTTGGCCTTATCCATCATCATTTGGCCCGAATTAGGCGTGGCTACAAAGCGAAAGATCCCCATGCTGTTTTAGGTATTTCTCTTCTTATATTTATGTTACACGGAATTATTTATCATAGCTTTGATAACGATTCATCCTATTGGATAATATTGGCACTATCAATTATATATTATGATCCTCCCTTGAAAAAACGAGTGTATCAACCACCACAGAAACAGGGGGAGCTGAGAATACACAGGGCGTAA
- a CDS encoding CDP-glycerol--poly(glycerophosphate) glycerophosphotransferase — MVNACTTPTKVFIQHGVIGITRGEGLSFTIQNYVRSLNGTIDIFCVSAEKEATVVEQMGIPREKMQFTGLPRWDNLEQSINTEILVFLTHSPKKEYEKKINDILSTLSQEHLKQYGYTIHVAIHNMMKERIHIPRGGSVITDNLAQYIQRSSLLITDNSSVSWDFIYKGNRVIFYKPDQDFWYIRPPYVEESVATSPEELMERIDDAVQSGCLRKTPDFFAHVDRHCCERVYRTVK, encoded by the coding sequence GTGGTAAATGCCTGCACAACCCCTACAAAAGTCTTCATTCAGCACGGTGTTATCGGAATTACCCGAGGAGAAGGATTATCATTCACAATTCAGAACTATGTACGCTCCCTCAACGGAACCATCGATATCTTTTGCGTCAGCGCAGAGAAAGAGGCTACCGTGGTTGAACAGATGGGCATCCCCCGTGAAAAGATGCAGTTTACCGGTCTTCCCCGATGGGATAATTTGGAGCAAAGTATCAATACGGAGATCCTCGTATTTCTCACCCACAGTCCGAAAAAAGAGTATGAGAAAAAGATTAATGACATTCTCTCAACTCTTTCCCAAGAACACCTGAAACAGTACGGGTATACAATCCATGTGGCCATCCACAACATGATGAAAGAGCGTATTCATATACCCCGGGGGGGGTCTGTCATAACGGATAACCTCGCCCAGTACATTCAACGGTCATCCCTGCTTATTACAGACAACTCCAGCGTTTCCTGGGATTTTATCTACAAAGGCAACCGGGTTATTTTTTATAAACCAGACCAAGATTTCTGGTACATACGCCCCCCCTATGTCGAAGAAAGTGTTGCCACAAGCCCTGAAGAGCTTATGGAGAGAATTGACGATGCAGTACAGTCAGGATGTCTTCGAAAAACCCCCGATTTTTTTGCCCACGTAGATAGACACTGCTGCGAACGTGTATATAGAACTGTGAAATAA
- a CDS encoding lipid II flippase MurJ: protein MNSYVRGYIAFLAPIFVGRLLMRLIKISDVFLASFMEEGAVSYLSYATRITGNLDQLYVGILVVYFPIISQRANDSEQQKGHADTIFEGFELLFLASFSVALFLTVFAPDIVRLLFQRGAFLPKDTAVVANILRFYSLMMVCAPLGSYFANAYYSSHQPRRATYYSVIASVLNVVLNVIFFIFWGVYGIAAASSLAFLTGFFLQSYNLHKVNENIIFSSMLWGIEKICFVACLSMLPVYLLSIHINTETTVGTLWQLGILFALYGIGILLLTILFRLRTGLRLRTFLEETLGKRFK from the coding sequence ATGAATTCCTATGTACGAGGCTATATTGCCTTTCTTGCTCCCATTTTTGTGGGACGTCTTCTCATGCGTCTAATTAAAATCAGTGATGTGTTTTTAGCGTCATTCATGGAAGAGGGGGCCGTATCGTATCTTAGTTATGCCACACGAATTACTGGTAATTTAGATCAACTGTACGTGGGGATACTTGTGGTGTATTTTCCCATAATTTCTCAACGAGCAAATGATTCAGAACAACAGAAAGGCCATGCTGATACAATCTTTGAAGGCTTTGAACTCCTCTTTCTTGCGTCATTTTCCGTGGCGCTCTTTTTGACAGTCTTTGCCCCCGATATTGTGCGCCTTCTTTTTCAGCGCGGAGCCTTTCTGCCTAAAGACACGGCGGTTGTGGCAAATATTCTTCGCTTTTACAGTCTCATGATGGTATGTGCCCCCCTGGGTAGTTATTTTGCAAACGCCTATTACAGCTCCCACCAACCCCGTCGGGCAACCTATTATTCAGTTATTGCCTCTGTCCTCAATGTTGTTCTCAATGTTATATTTTTCATCTTCTGGGGAGTATACGGTATTGCCGCGGCATCTTCCCTAGCTTTCCTTACGGGATTTTTTCTCCAATCATACAACCTACACAAGGTAAATGAAAATATTATCTTTTCCTCCATGCTGTGGGGCATTGAAAAAATTTGTTTTGTGGCATGTCTCAGCATGCTTCCGGTGTACCTTCTAAGCATTCATATTAATACTGAGACAACAGTGGGTACTCTATGGCAGCTGGGGATACTCTTTGCTCTCTATGGGATTGGTATTCTTTTACTTACTATACTCTTTCGCTTAAGAACAGGTTTGCGTCTTCGTACTTTCCTCGAGGAAACCCTGGGGAAAAGATTTAAGTGA
- a CDS encoding SLBB domain-containing protein — MKFTLLWSILLVCFISAQSLSPVQHSADLPDYQSFSPAVGGQRSSDIERISADVDIRDDLYVLGSGDRLKAYIWGADEQTLSLRVTHNGLVIIPTVGAIEVASRTFIEAQKEIRRELQRVYRTDRIDIVLDEVKTIQVPVFGEVEKEETHVVSGATRLSALIQELELSSRASKRTVEVRNSVRGTQNSYDVLAVTRGIDEAEDPYLLSGDQVFIRPVHQYMSVTGAVQNPGTYPYISGETVRDALYLSGGFTREADSSSVLLVRFVDDKDSLIHTSLDYAVLDSIVLERDDRLVVQRRHRYREHRYVTISGEVNSPGKYPIRDDQTRLSEVIDQAGGLTEKAYLSGSGIVRQNFIDAGRAEYERLSNLVYSELSPAERNYLRYRKSTSNSRLSIDFNTLFQEDDLEGIYDVVLRNKDSIHIAQRALTVNVMGAVVRPGLVKYQEGADLSYYIDVAGGYTEDARRRRTKVVKGGTENWLDPSDVDEIEMGDAIWVPEREYVDRVEAAKDILTILGGIATIVTASITVMRYLDDN; from the coding sequence ATGAAGTTCACGCTCCTTTGGTCTATTCTACTCGTCTGTTTTATTTCTGCTCAGTCATTATCACCGGTTCAGCATTCTGCTGATCTTCCTGATTATCAGTCATTTTCACCGGCGGTTGGGGGACAACGGAGTAGTGACATCGAACGTATTTCTGCCGATGTTGATATCCGAGATGATTTGTATGTTCTTGGATCTGGTGATCGTCTGAAAGCGTATATCTGGGGAGCCGATGAACAAACGCTCTCCTTACGTGTGACCCACAACGGGCTGGTAATTATACCTACTGTTGGGGCAATAGAGGTAGCATCCCGTACTTTCATTGAGGCCCAAAAAGAGATTCGACGAGAATTACAGCGGGTCTATCGAACGGACCGAATTGATATTGTTCTTGATGAAGTAAAAACAATACAGGTTCCCGTCTTCGGCGAAGTCGAAAAAGAAGAGACGCATGTTGTTTCGGGGGCAACGCGACTTTCGGCATTAATTCAAGAACTGGAGCTCTCATCACGGGCGTCCAAGCGAACCGTGGAAGTGCGCAATAGTGTGCGGGGTACACAAAATAGCTATGATGTCCTTGCGGTTACACGCGGTATAGATGAGGCAGAGGATCCCTATTTGCTCAGCGGAGATCAGGTTTTTATACGTCCCGTACATCAGTATATGTCAGTTACGGGAGCGGTACAAAACCCCGGAACATATCCCTATATTTCTGGTGAAACAGTCCGAGATGCATTATACTTAAGTGGCGGTTTTACCCGTGAAGCGGATAGTAGCAGTGTTCTATTGGTGCGGTTTGTCGATGACAAAGACTCACTGATTCATACCTCCCTTGATTATGCTGTCCTTGATAGTATTGTTCTTGAACGTGATGACCGCTTGGTTGTACAAAGACGTCATCGCTATCGGGAGCACCGCTATGTAACAATCTCAGGAGAGGTGAATTCGCCGGGAAAATATCCGATTCGTGATGATCAAACCCGTCTTTCTGAGGTTATCGATCAAGCCGGAGGGCTTACGGAGAAAGCATACTTAAGTGGAAGCGGTATTGTCCGACAAAATTTTATTGATGCGGGGCGGGCAGAATATGAACGTTTGAGTAACTTGGTCTATTCAGAACTCTCTCCGGCGGAGAGAAATTATTTGCGGTATCGCAAATCAACCTCAAATTCCCGTCTCAGCATAGATTTTAACACACTCTTTCAAGAAGATGATTTAGAAGGAATATACGATGTGGTATTACGGAATAAAGACTCTATACATATCGCGCAACGAGCTCTCACGGTAAATGTGATGGGAGCAGTTGTTCGTCCTGGCTTGGTGAAATATCAAGAAGGGGCAGATCTGAGTTACTACATTGATGTTGCCGGAGGCTACACCGAAGATGCACGTCGTCGTCGTACGAAAGTTGTAAAGGGAGGCACTGAAAACTGGCTTGACCCCAGTGACGTTGATGAGATAGAAATGGGTGACGCAATCTGGGTTCCTGAACGTGAGTACGTTGATCGTGTTGAAGCGGCAAAGGATATTCTCACAATCCTCGGGGGGATTGCTACTATTGTTACCGCCTCTATTACGGTAATGAGATACCTTGATGATAACTAA
- a CDS encoding Wzz/FepE/Etk N-terminal domain-containing protein: MKTELSLLDILIILGRKKVSLLLHFLCISLIAIGISFLFTEWYKSEVTFVPRSRRSGNNLMMGLAGNVGGEILGDIPLRPRHYSEILRSRELRETVIQEFNLIEVYEISERPNSLDLALERLASHVEIHEIEEGGLGVTDVLAVKIVVEDQDPHRAADMANFMYQQLQKRVVSFIGEDHEAVLSYLRRELARKESDLTAYRQKLKEFQQEHKVYQISSQIEALISEISAYQAKAGGLEVEIRARSRNQNPSHPSIQQLRHKRTEYLRRIERIQDEKADGFGWPLQESIQLTHTLIDLSREVETTEKIIGLIKEQILQAELRKSRDFADFFTVDRARPAQWKHRPSKALIVIVLTFVYMSVTVLLTVGRAVTREQMSKDAVFQQKVRDCKKAFFGKE, encoded by the coding sequence ATGAAAACCGAACTATCACTTCTCGATATTCTGATTATTCTTGGGAGAAAAAAGGTCTCCTTGCTACTGCACTTTTTATGTATTTCTCTCATTGCTATCGGTATCTCCTTTCTTTTTACTGAGTGGTATAAATCAGAGGTTACCTTTGTCCCTCGTAGTCGTCGCTCCGGAAATAACCTTATGATGGGGCTCGCAGGGAATGTGGGGGGAGAAATTCTGGGAGATATCCCTCTTAGGCCACGGCATTATTCAGAGATTCTTCGTTCACGTGAACTGAGAGAAACGGTGATACAGGAATTCAATTTGATAGAAGTGTACGAAATTTCAGAACGGCCGAACTCTCTCGATCTCGCACTCGAACGTCTCGCATCCCATGTAGAAATTCACGAGATTGAAGAGGGCGGGCTTGGTGTAACCGATGTTCTTGCCGTAAAAATTGTCGTGGAAGATCAAGACCCTCACCGTGCTGCAGATATGGCTAATTTTATGTATCAGCAGTTACAAAAACGGGTGGTCTCTTTTATTGGAGAAGATCACGAGGCTGTGCTCTCATACCTTCGCAGAGAGTTGGCGAGAAAAGAATCTGATTTAACCGCATACCGCCAGAAATTGAAAGAGTTTCAACAGGAGCATAAGGTATACCAGATTTCATCTCAGATAGAGGCATTAATTTCAGAAATTAGCGCATACCAAGCTAAGGCAGGAGGCTTGGAGGTTGAGATTCGCGCGCGAAGTAGAAACCAAAATCCTTCCCACCCATCGATCCAACAGCTTCGTCATAAACGTACGGAATATCTGCGTCGTATAGAGCGTATTCAGGATGAAAAGGCCGATGGCTTTGGGTGGCCTCTTCAAGAAAGTATTCAATTGACTCATACCCTCATTGATTTAAGCCGTGAGGTAGAAACGACAGAAAAAATAATTGGTTTAATAAAAGAGCAGATCTTGCAGGCAGAGTTGCGTAAGTCCCGTGATTTTGCCGATTTCTTTACGGTTGACCGGGCCCGTCCAGCTCAGTGGAAACATCGCCCCAGTAAAGCACTTATTGTTATCGTACTTACCTTTGTTTATATGAGTGTTACCGTATTGCTCACCGTAGGGCGTGCTGTTACACGTGAGCAAATGAGCAAGGATGCTGTGTTTCAGCAAAAAGTTCGTGATTGTAAGAAGGCTTTCTTTGGAAAAGAGTAG
- a CDS encoding RsmE family RNA methyltransferase, with protein MDKAQRFAEFLFLAHEADGEVFLLDSVETEHAVKVLRFAEGDPIQATDGAGMIFSGVVSKIKKGTALCTVQECRTVPPPSVRIDAYIGIPEKNRFELLCEALPPLGVQKIIPFYGENSKKHWWSAGWKSAIRRYERLIRSSVKQSHNPYITEISAPVAFDSLRESTRAHEHYIASFDGERGSRLQTLHGQASSHCALIVGPPEGFSPREVEQLQIFRRASFLSLGKYRLRTEIAAVAAAELVSHIVS; from the coding sequence ATGGATAAGGCACAGCGCTTTGCAGAGTTTCTTTTTCTTGCACATGAAGCAGACGGGGAGGTGTTTCTCCTTGATTCGGTTGAGACAGAACATGCCGTAAAGGTGTTGCGTTTTGCTGAAGGAGACCCTATTCAGGCAACAGATGGAGCGGGGATGATATTCTCCGGTGTTGTTTCAAAAATAAAAAAGGGTACAGCCCTCTGCACCGTTCAGGAATGTAGAACTGTTCCTCCTCCTTCTGTACGTATTGATGCGTATATTGGGATACCGGAAAAGAATCGCTTTGAGCTTCTCTGTGAGGCTCTTCCGCCTTTGGGGGTACAAAAAATTATTCCTTTTTATGGGGAAAATTCTAAAAAGCATTGGTGGTCTGCAGGTTGGAAGTCTGCCATTCGTCGGTATGAGCGTCTTATCCGGTCATCGGTAAAACAGTCTCACAATCCGTATATTACAGAGATTTCTGCTCCGGTTGCTTTCGATTCTCTGCGAGAATCCACCCGCGCACATGAACACTATATCGCTTCTTTTGATGGAGAGCGGGGGAGCAGGCTACAAACACTTCACGGGCAAGCTTCTTCGCATTGTGCTCTCATTGTTGGCCCCCCCGAGGGATTTTCCCCAAGAGAGGTGGAGCAGCTTCAGATCTTTCGGAGAGCGTCCTTTCTCTCCTTGGGAAAGTATCGATTACGTACAGAAATAGCCGCAGTTGCTGCTGCTGAATTAGTATCTCACATCGTCTCCTGA
- a CDS encoding lipid II flippase MurJ: MVKNILGTSFFQLLSIVLKFLFGVFMAYTFGASDEMDSYVVSITIITLIYTLLTNIQPKALIPYIQGIGTKEKKSAVSAIISFNIKGFMIISLVVWLCSPFLIRIFAPGLASSPSYLASQLLRISSVYLFISSFVALGNALIEMNLRAPFAARIRLYQTTLLLLLVLLLSQYIGIFSLPTAHVFSMLLIIPFYFPFLKVGGINYSPLYQQ; the protein is encoded by the coding sequence ATGGTAAAAAATATTTTGGGTACCTCCTTTTTTCAACTGCTGAGTATCGTTCTCAAATTCCTCTTTGGCGTTTTTATGGCCTACACCTTTGGCGCGTCAGATGAGATGGATTCATATGTTGTTTCCATAACGATTATTACCCTCATATACACCTTGTTAACAAATATTCAGCCGAAGGCCTTAATTCCGTATATACAGGGAATAGGTACGAAGGAAAAGAAGAGTGCAGTGTCGGCCATTATATCCTTTAATATAAAAGGATTTATGATAATCTCCCTTGTGGTCTGGCTTTGTTCACCATTTTTGATACGTATATTTGCCCCGGGCCTTGCTTCCTCACCTTCCTATCTAGCATCTCAACTATTACGAATATCTTCAGTGTATCTTTTTATATCAAGTTTTGTAGCCTTGGGCAATGCCCTCATAGAAATGAATCTTCGCGCACCCTTTGCTGCGCGTATCAGGCTCTACCAGACAACCTTGCTCCTGCTACTTGTACTCCTGCTTTCACAATATATCGGGATTTTCTCACTCCCCACAGCGCACGTATTTTCTATGCTTCTCATAATCCCTTTTTATTTTCCTTTTTTAAAAGTAGGGGGTATCAATTATTCTCCCCTTTACCAACAATGA
- a CDS encoding CDP-glycerol glycerophosphotransferase family protein, which translates to MTLYILIAHIHPKRKRFRKAWLISDNGTAANDNGFAFFQHMRREHPDIPVFFVISKKNTLHYEKVAALGDPIEFMSPEHKLAFILSTAIISAHMWHIQPWSYKLYKLLFDRKDQKKAIFLQHGITHHDMSSSFSKKKTHNDLITTAAKQEFDALNQPEYGYTQGEIVLTGFARYDNLHGVTTKKQIVFMPSWRNTFVSPTFFHNKWISQKEFCTTNYFKRIQSFLQNSDLHTLLETHHFDFIFYPHYKMQRYLSNFHTASPHIHIENAHESDVPTLLRESQLLITDFSSVFFDFAYMKKPMIYYMFDPVHYAPSYFDHHTDGFGKIISLEEELIREIEKQINHGCAMEDTYLQRVDSFFQYRDTNNCDRIFHEIISIL; encoded by the coding sequence ATGACGCTCTATATACTTATTGCGCATATCCACCCAAAGAGAAAGCGTTTTCGCAAGGCTTGGCTTATTTCTGACAACGGCACCGCGGCAAATGATAATGGCTTTGCCTTCTTTCAGCATATGAGAAGAGAGCACCCTGATATTCCTGTTTTTTTTGTCATATCAAAGAAAAACACCCTTCACTATGAAAAAGTAGCCGCCCTTGGAGATCCCATCGAATTTATGTCCCCGGAACACAAACTCGCCTTCATACTCTCCACGGCAATTATTTCGGCCCATATGTGGCATATCCAGCCCTGGAGCTACAAATTGTATAAACTCCTCTTTGATCGTAAAGATCAGAAGAAGGCCATCTTCCTGCAACACGGGATTACCCATCACGACATGAGCTCCTCCTTTTCAAAGAAAAAAACCCATAACGATCTTATTACCACTGCGGCAAAACAAGAGTTTGATGCCTTAAACCAACCTGAATATGGATATACACAGGGGGAAATCGTCCTTACGGGCTTTGCCCGCTACGACAATCTCCACGGGGTTACAACAAAAAAACAGATTGTCTTTATGCCCAGCTGGCGAAATACCTTTGTCTCACCAACCTTTTTCCACAACAAATGGATTTCTCAAAAAGAGTTTTGCACCACAAACTATTTCAAACGCATACAGAGTTTTCTCCAAAACAGTGACCTCCATACACTTCTTGAAACCCATCACTTCGATTTTATCTTCTATCCTCACTATAAAATGCAGCGCTATCTCTCAAATTTCCACACTGCTTCACCACACATTCACATAGAAAACGCACATGAGAGTGATGTTCCAACACTATTACGGGAATCACAACTGCTTATCACCGATTTTTCCAGTGTGTTTTTTGACTTTGCTTATATGAAAAAACCGATGATCTATTATATGTTCGACCCTGTACACTATGCCCCCAGCTATTTTGACCATCACACTGACGGATTTGGAAAGATCATTTCCCTGGAAGAGGAGTTGATACGGGAAATTGAGAAACAGATCAACCATGGATGTGCCATGGAGGACACCTATTTACAACGGGTTGACTCCTTCTTTCAATACCGTGATACCAATAATTGTGACCGCATATTCCATGAAATCATATCTATCTTATAA
- a CDS encoding glycosyltransferase, producing MTTAIQSLWIGRKLSLIEQLCIKSYLALGYEFKLYIYDTVQNIPENTTICDAKTILPEDAIFTSRTGSVALFADWFRWKLLYEQGGIWVDMDLIGLKRFKKTPDIQFGCEEFGVPSIGYLKFPKKHALPRFMVNACEHPNRFLPYDSPRTRVKKAIRYILGNNRANVGWGESGGPIGFGKALRYFDLMDRGEPYTAHYPVPAASWRHIFDDTFAHYPGMIGDAYAVHLWNEHIRRSQAKDSINNYSEKSLFAYLLKTIT from the coding sequence ATGACAACGGCCATACAATCTCTGTGGATCGGAAGGAAACTCTCCTTAATAGAGCAGCTCTGTATTAAATCCTATCTTGCCCTGGGATACGAATTTAAGCTCTACATCTACGATACGGTGCAGAACATTCCCGAAAACACAACAATCTGTGATGCAAAGACCATCCTCCCCGAAGATGCCATATTTACATCCCGTACGGGTAGTGTCGCTCTCTTTGCCGACTGGTTTCGCTGGAAACTCCTCTATGAACAGGGTGGAATTTGGGTTGATATGGACCTTATCGGCCTCAAGCGATTTAAGAAAACCCCCGATATCCAATTTGGCTGCGAAGAGTTCGGCGTACCAAGTATAGGGTATTTAAAATTCCCCAAAAAACATGCCCTCCCGCGCTTCATGGTAAATGCCTGTGAACACCCCAATAGATTTTTACCCTATGATTCACCCCGCACACGTGTCAAAAAAGCCATACGCTATATTCTGGGCAACAATCGGGCAAATGTTGGCTGGGGAGAATCGGGAGGACCAATTGGATTTGGAAAGGCCCTGCGATATTTTGACCTTATGGACCGGGGAGAACCCTATACAGCCCATTACCCTGTACCGGCAGCGTCGTGGCGCCACATCTTCGATGACACCTTTGCTCATTATCCCGGCATGATTGGCGATGCCTATGCTGTGCACCTCTGGAATGAACACATACGGAGATCACAGGCGAAGGATAGCATCAATAATTACTCAGAAAAGTCTCTCTTTGCGTATTTACTCAAAACTATCACTTAA